From the genome of Longimicrobium sp., one region includes:
- a CDS encoding sensor histidine kinase yields MRGLPLRAKIFFLFAATSLLIVVPALLLIARAVERGVYERARDDLDGAMLSVQQAWDTHDLLLAEAARARAFDVDLARAWQAGNVRKVQRIIQQGLEKDVAFIVDSTGRFILGPEVDAGVVAGAGQGRTTIAFPAKGDPVRFALEEVRADTVLLGRVGVGTRVSAASLKKLNRTTEVVLLVGDSLIGTTLSDTAEAALSRTELLALKGSAAPVPRQIYAGQAYMARPLNLASRGLPATAILLRPITQELQVASAIKSSLWGIGFAALVLALVLAAVIARIVARPTQALAEASARMARGDFAAPLPRAGTDEIGQLARAFGEMRRAIADREGRLRSAQAEMIHREKLAAMGRLVAQLSHEINNPIYNIQNCLEALERRGDPNDPNREFLTLAQEELSRMASLTRRLLDQSRPQSDASSLLNLNALVTRVLTLAGPEIKARGVELRAELAPDLPNVVAHPEAIQQVLANLVANASDAMPGGGRLRVSTRAVDEAVEVVVEDTGQGIAERDLPHIFEAFYTTKPAVTGIGLGLFVSEGIIRGHRGRIDVESTPGQGSRFIVRLPRETLDESLSDAHQDAAAEARETAGV; encoded by the coding sequence ATGCGAGGGCTTCCGCTCCGTGCCAAGATCTTCTTTCTCTTCGCCGCCACGTCGCTGCTGATCGTGGTGCCGGCCCTGCTGCTGATCGCGCGGGCCGTGGAGCGGGGCGTGTACGAACGTGCGCGCGACGACCTGGACGGCGCCATGCTCTCGGTGCAGCAGGCGTGGGACACCCACGACCTGCTGCTGGCCGAGGCGGCGCGCGCCCGCGCGTTCGACGTGGACCTGGCGCGCGCCTGGCAGGCGGGCAACGTGCGCAAGGTGCAGCGAATCATCCAGCAGGGGCTGGAAAAAGACGTCGCCTTCATCGTCGACAGCACGGGCCGCTTCATCCTGGGGCCCGAGGTGGATGCGGGGGTCGTGGCCGGCGCGGGGCAGGGGCGTACGACGATCGCCTTTCCCGCCAAGGGCGACCCAGTGCGCTTCGCCCTGGAAGAGGTGCGGGCCGACACCGTTCTCCTGGGACGCGTGGGCGTGGGCACCCGCGTGAGCGCGGCCAGCCTGAAAAAGCTGAACCGCACCACCGAGGTGGTGCTGCTGGTGGGCGACTCGCTGATCGGCACCACCCTTTCCGACACGGCCGAGGCGGCGCTGAGCCGCACCGAGCTGCTGGCGCTCAAGGGGAGCGCGGCCCCGGTACCGCGCCAGATCTACGCGGGGCAGGCGTACATGGCGCGCCCGCTGAACCTGGCGTCGCGCGGGCTGCCGGCCACCGCCATCCTGCTGCGCCCCATCACCCAGGAATTGCAAGTGGCGTCGGCCATCAAGAGCTCGCTGTGGGGGATCGGGTTCGCGGCGCTGGTGCTGGCGCTGGTGCTGGCGGCGGTAATCGCCCGCATCGTCGCGCGCCCCACGCAGGCGCTGGCCGAGGCGTCGGCGCGAATGGCGCGGGGCGACTTCGCGGCGCCGCTGCCGCGGGCGGGCACGGACGAAATCGGCCAGCTGGCGCGCGCGTTCGGCGAGATGCGCCGGGCCATCGCCGACCGCGAGGGGCGGCTGCGGAGCGCGCAGGCGGAGATGATCCACCGCGAAAAGCTGGCGGCCATGGGGCGCCTGGTCGCGCAGCTTTCGCACGAGATCAACAACCCCATCTACAACATCCAGAACTGCCTGGAGGCGCTGGAGCGGCGCGGTGACCCGAACGATCCCAACCGCGAGTTCCTGACGCTGGCGCAGGAGGAGCTTTCGCGGATGGCGTCGCTCACCCGGCGGCTGCTGGACCAGAGCCGCCCCCAATCCGACGCCAGCTCGCTGCTGAACCTGAACGCGTTGGTGACCCGCGTGCTCACCCTGGCGGGGCCGGAGATCAAGGCACGGGGGGTGGAGCTGCGGGCGGAGCTGGCGCCGGACCTGCCGAACGTGGTGGCGCACCCCGAGGCCATCCAGCAGGTGCTGGCGAACCTGGTGGCCAACGCCAGCGACGCCATGCCGGGGGGCGGCCGGCTGCGGGTGTCCACGCGGGCGGTGGACGAGGCCGTGGAGGTGGTGGTGGAGGACACGGGTCAGGGGATCGCGGAGCGGGACCTTCCGCACATCTTCGAGGCGTTCTATACCACCAAGCCGGCGGTGACGGGAATCGGGCTGGGGTTGTTCGTGTCGGAGGGGATCATCCGCGGCCACCGCGGGCGCATCGACGTGGAAAGCACGCCGGGGCAGGGCAGCCGCTTCATCGTGCGCCTGCCGCGCGAAACGCTCGACGAGTCGCTGTCGGACGCCCACCAGGACGCGGCGGCGGAGGCACGCGAGACGGCGGGAGTGTAG